Within the Medicago truncatula cultivar Jemalong A17 chromosome 4, MtrunA17r5.0-ANR, whole genome shotgun sequence genome, the region ttattaatcattaatttttttttgttgtaacttTTCACCTAAGAAatgtaatataataatttatcaaaaaaatgtaATGTAACAAGTGATTGACATTTACCTAGAAATAACCTCTGTGAAAAGAGTTAACTCATCTAGAGTCCCATAAATATCAAAAATGTCATCAATTATGTAAATTAAAGATATTGGTTTTGTGAGCTCAATTCTTTCCTCAGATAAAGTAGGATCCGTGAGGCATGCCAATGACCACATGTACCATTTAAGGGGCTGGTTTCTAGCATATGGTAACTCATTAGCTAAACCAAGTTCTCTCCACCATctacaccaaaaaaataaactgaacTTTGTGAggactagttttttttttttatgacaaaataaattaaaaattaaggaaTATGCATCGTCGGTGTAAACATATTTTACCCTCAAATTCAATCACAACTCTTCAATTTGCCACATCATGTTTCGtaggttttaaataaaatgcatTTACATGATTCTTTGTTGTGTTGGTGAGTTGTGATTAATTGTCggtataaaataattttacattaagaaacaaaaaaaaaaatattccatcaAATTAATTagtatacatactttgaaacttGAACAATCTCTTGATGGTGTAAGCCTTGCAGCAAACTGAAATCCATTTTTGCAACTTCTTTCATAGAACCAAACCATACATTAGTGCTATATAGATGACCATAGAAATTTCTAGCTGTGAATATTGGCAAATTTTTGTGAAAAGGATATTCTAAGGTTCTCCTTACAAACATAGCTTCATGATCAAATTGTGTCATTCTTTCCTTAAGGATCTTCCTGCTAAATTTTCCAGCTTCATCAAGTATGTCTTCCCCTGCTAGGTTTAGATGCGAGGCTTCAAATAAATCTATCATTCCATTGATATTTTCACCTAGTTTTGGATTAAACTTTTCCTCCTCGTTTGTGTACTTGTTAAACACCTCTGCGATAGTAAATTTGAATGACAAATCAACCTCCcagtatatattaaaaataaagttacTCTTAAGTTATGCAGGAAAAggatcaaaaggaaaaaaaaaaaatgaagtgcaTGTTTGGAATTACAGTGAGGCTAGTATAACAACTTTATATCTAATAAAACTCGATGTGAATTCAAACATGCACTTAAAACTAACCTGCGGGAACAAAGTGACCTTGTTGTCTTAATAGCCTGAAGTGAAGTGCAGTCTCATGAAGATCATGATGATTACTTCCACCACAAGCACTAGTCACATATTGTCTTCTTAGGAATGattcaatttcttcttcaaagTGGTAATCAATATTTAGGCGCTGCATGGCATCAATCATATACAAACCTTTGAGTGAATTTTCACCAACGTTTCTAAGTTCATGCTTAACCAACTCAAGTTTCTCAGAATGATTATTACTGCTGCTGAGATCTCTCTGTCAAAGAACTTCCagaattaattcaattaagttGATGACTTATAATTAAAAGAATATTGGCAAAGACAGtagtaaattaaaattttgacatACATGTTTTATGAGTGTGCTACGCCTTTCTTCTTCAGCACTAATGCTCCACTTGTTAGCAACGTGAAGAGAATCAAGCTTGATATTATTAGAGCTTTGAGAAGGTTGTGCAGTTGTTTGGACGAATTGAGGTTTCAAAGAGGAAAGGCATGATTCCAAATGCAGTGCCATGGCAAAGGAATGAATATACGTAGTATAGATGAATGAATCAGAAATGTGTCACTAACAAAGTGACAAGGATATACAACTTTCAACATGTTTTCATTATGGGAGGTCCTCTGTATTTCTATTAATCTTAGTATGTGTTTGTTAAAGCGGTGGAAGTGCAAATACCGCGTTACGAGGCACTTTCTGCCGTGGTTTTTAAAAGCTACAAAAGGTAGCTTCACATAAAACGCCGGTTTGGACAATTTTCACCGCTAAGCCAAACAAGCCTTTAGTATCGTCCAAATCGAACAACACAAAAATTGGATTTTACGTGTGCATCACTGTCTCCCTTTAATAAGTTGATCATTTGAATGGTCTATAATACTAGATTCGATTTTATGAGTACATGTTTTCCTCAatcgttttaaaaaaaaattggattttttatCCAACGTGAAATTTTGGTCATACTTATAGCATCTCAAATCTGCATTGCTCAATTATGTACTTCAAAATTTTTGTTCACACAATCACacgtttttatcattttttattttaagtaacaaataaatattttatcccttcaatttaatatattaaaaaatttaacaaatgaTAGCACCAACAACTCTACTACATTGTGATAAGAAAAATGGAGAGATTGAGAAGTTAAAGGGAATGGTAAGTAAGGGACCAAGGCTCTTGCTCTCACTCTCTAATGGAGTAGGTCTTTAAGACTGAACCATGTAAATTATTgtgttcatcttcttctcttaTCTCTGTTTTAACTGTGCTTTCTGGTTTTGTTCAATTTCTGATTTGgttctgttttgttttgttgtgcaTCTAGTCtcttgtttttttggttttaggcCATTAGCAATGGCTGCAAGGAGTTCTTGTCATGCCGATGCGTAGTCACACTTTTATGGAACTCCACCAGCTGGACTTCCCTACCATCAGATCTCTCACGAGATAATAATGCAAAAATATTGTTGTGatcaaaactataaaaaaaaatggtgaaatgAGATACTCCTTAcaatacaagttttttttttttttggtagatagacgaaatggcaaagccattataaactcacacacacaagtggaggtaccggggttcgaaccccaatcatggcatccggcctaacaatttcggcttTTTGctagttgagctaggacttctggattcCTTACAATACAAGTTAGTTCTGCAGAAAAATAAAACGTGCATTCAAATGAGAATACATATGTGATCTGAACGGATGCATTTCTGCATTACATCAGGTAGAAATCgcctcatttaaaataaaacaccaAACATATGATACAACATTCCTTCTCTTCATGTTTAGAACCACATTTACAATTTTCAGATGAAAATTGAAACTATTGAATGGTCGTGTatatatattcatcaacattTATGAACATGATATTAGCACATTCTAGTCCTCCTTCAATGAATATTCACAAATTAAGctaataaaaagaagaagaaaactatCGGCTTGAATAAAGGAGGACTTCACACCTTGAAGTAGCAGCATTGACTTCATCATTCACCCAGATGTTAATAATGAATTCAGCTTCTTTTCATACATTTTGGCTCGTCGAAGAGCATCCAAGGCTTCAGCTTGTTTTCCTGATCGTTTCAAACTAACCGCCTTCAGTTTTTCCTCTTTAATTCTTTCTTCTAGCTGAATTTTCTCTTGGTTAGGGTTCTCAATTTTGGCAACGGGTTTCACAGTCTCTTGTTTTTCTGGGCTTTTATTAGATACAACAGTTAAATCTGCAAGTCCAGCAGCTTTCAGAGCAGATAAGAGTTGAGGGTCAAGAAAATCCTCAACGCTCACATCATCTACTGCATCTGACTTATCGGCATCCTGAGCAGCCAACTCCTCCAACTGCGCTTCAATTGCCTTTGCCCGTTCTAACTCAGCTTCTGCTTCTTCTGTTCGGCCATCTCTCCGTAGCTTTAGAGCTTGACGTTTGTGTGCTAGAGACTCCTGTTGCAACTTGAAACGGTCACGACTAGTCAACGGCTTTGCAGCAGCATTCGGGGAATCTTGTTTCTTTTGAACAACATTTGATGTGTTGGAAACATTGCTGGTGGAGGCAGTGTTTGGCTGCATACTTCCATCCTCCAACCTCTTTTCTAACAGCTTGGCCTGTCGTAGTTCGTCCCTGGCTTCTGTTAGCTTTCCTTCTCTTTTCAAAGCAACTGCCTTCCTTTTATGAGCCAAAATTTCTTGACGCAAAGAAAGGTCTTCCTGAGAAGCATAATCTGGAACAACATTTGACTGGTTTGTGTTTGGCTTTTCATCAACATCAGTcacttcttttcttctttgggttggaatgttgtttttgtatatctGGTCTTGGCTGAGATTCACCGAGGAGTCCAAAGGAATAGTAGGACCCGCTTGAGATGAATTAACTGAACCTGCTTTatattcttctttttgtttttgagacaAAATTTCAGAACTTCTACAGCCATTACCAGCAAGTAGATCTGGCATATGCATAGAGTGGCCAGTTGAGGAGCTATGAGCGGTGATATTTTCGACTTTCATCCTTTTTGTGAGATTTTCACTTGAAGCACTCACCTCAGCAGATAATGGATGCTTATCATCTTCAAAATGGGAGTTTGCAGGACTTTTTCCGTGAGATGATTCAGACGGAACAGATTGTTTATCCTTGGATACATTCAGCAGCAAGTCCTTGTTTTGGCTCTCAAAATCTTCCAGTTGGGCTTCCAGATTTTTGgccttttttaaaatttcctcAGCCTCTTCTATTTCTCCCTTGCGCCTCAAAGTAAGTGCCTTCCTTTTCAACGCTAAGAGTTCTCTTTGAATCTCTCCTTTGTTCCTTGAAGTTGTGACAGTACTAGTAGCTTCCTTAACAGATTCTTCTTTTATAGCCACAGGCTCAAATTCTTCATCCTTCCATCCTAGATCAGTAAGCATTGAATTCAATGCTGGGTCATGCATATCCTCTTCTAAAACAACCACGTCCCTTTCTTCATCAACTGCCACATCAACTGGAGAATTGAAGAGTTCTTTCTTCTTAGGGGCCTCAACCTGCACTTTATTCTTCAGAGCATCCATCTCTTCTATCTTGGCTTCCAATGTTTTGGCCATTTTAAGAACTTCCTCTGCATCCTCCGCTTTCCCTTCCCGTCTTAAAGCAAGGGCCTTTCTTTTTAAGCTCAAGAGTTCCCTCTGAATTTCTGCTTTACTTTTTCTCGGTGCTTCAACGAGAATAGTTGTAGAATGCTTACTCAGAAAAGTATCATCAACTGGAACAAAGTTATCATCAAATTTCTTCGAAGGCTTGTTTGAAGAATTAGAAGGTTTATCATTGTCATCATTCCAACCCAAGTCCGTAAGGAGTGAAAGATATGTTGGATCAGACATATCTTTATCTGTTACATCGTCTTCACTTCCTTCCTCAACTAGAGGACTTTTACTCGCTGCATGCAGGACATTATTGGTATTCGTCGATGATGATTTATGACTCGGAGCATTGTCCATCTCCATCAGCTGATGCTCAAGAACTGCACTTTTCCGCATTTCTTCTTCTGCTTCATCCATTTTCCCTTCCCTTCTCAATGCAAGAACCTTCTTTTTCGAATTCAAAAGCTCTCTTTGAATCATCAACCGGTTTTTTGGTGCCACCGTGGAAGAGACATTATTATTTCTATTATTACCAGTAATTTCAGAACTCAAACTTTTCCCAACATGAGTAACTTTTTGCAACATGGTATTATCGTCATCAGACCCAATGTTGTCTAAGTCCCTTTCTAATAACTTCGCCTTTTTCAATATCACCATTGCTTCTTCAGTATTACCTGCTTGCTTTTGATTAAGAGCCTCTCTTTTCAATGACTGAATTTCACCAAGCAATGCTTCTTTGTCAAAGGtttgagatttggaaaatgtatTTTCAGGTTCAGTCCAACCCAGTGATTCCAAAGCACCGGCTAACTCAGGGTCCATCAAATCCTCATCGGTTACTTCTAAATTACCATCAAGATTGTCAGAAATGGCCAAAAgattatcaaaatcaaaaccatgCTCATGATCATGTAGATTTGAAAAttctttatcatcatcatccatgCCGTGAATTAATGCTGATAGCTCATCATCAGAATCTTCAGCACCAGCAAGGAGTTCCTGTTCTTCCAGTTGCTTCTCTAGGATTTTTGCTCTTTTCAATTCCTCTTTAGCTTCTACAAGCTTACCCTCACGCTTCAACGTTAGAGCCTTCTTTTTCATAGCAACAACCTCAGTCTTGTCAATCCGGCTGCCCTTTTCTTCACCTGTCTTTGCAAAAGTTTCTACAATCAAGGAGGAGAGTTCACCCTCCAAACTCAAGTTTGCTGACTTTCTATCTTCTTTGTTTAATTCCAAATCAGACCATCCCAGCTCTCGAAGCTCTGAAGTAAGATCATCATTATCTTTACCAGTCTGAGGAAGTGACTTTGTTTTTCTGCCAGACTCAATAGAAACGTCTTTGTTGTGCATATCCGACAAGTTTCCAGAAGGCAGCAACTTTTTCCGAGCCGCTTTCCTTAGCTGAATTTCCAAAGCATCTGCTTGCCTCTCAAGCTCCTTCCCTCTCTTAAAAGCTTTCAAGGCTTCCTCAGATTTCCCGTCTCCTTTTAGAattttatacttacttttttccGCTAAAGCTTGCTGACGTAACTCATCAGGAGTGGTGGATCCCACATCGACAGCCATACTATTAGTTGTTTCagttgatataattttttgtaaatcTTCTTCGTCCTGAATAGAAAATCCTGTAGTACTTGAAGAAGATGCAACGCTAACTGATCTCTGGCCACTACGACCTTTTTCACTGGTTGATTGCTTTCCTGATGAAAGAAGTTCCTCGTTTTGACCAAGAATCTGGTTGAgaatttcatcttcatctctaGGTGCTGATTTCAAGCTTCCTGGAGAAATTGGAGTGAATATTCAAAAGTATGGAACTGTGTAGTAATAAAGAAAGCAAAATGATGGAGTGTTACTCTAACACAAGCAAGCACATGTTGATTATCATGGTTTTAACAAAAATGAGGGGAATACCTCTCCCAGGCCTGCGTCCTTGTCGCAACTCAAAGCGTGCTGCCTCTTCTAGCTTCTTACAAGGTTCACATATACGTACAGGCGAATCACCCTGTCCACGCAAAGCCATTCTTTGTTGGGTACAACTTCCACAAAATAGACCCCCACATCTTCTACAGTGGTgctgaaaaataataatcaaaattccaaaatttaatTGGGAAAAAGGATTTGGTTTGAGTTCAATCAAATTATAATAAGTAAACATGGACGATCACCTTCCA harbors:
- the LOC25493247 gene encoding (3S,6E)-nerolidol synthase 1, coding for MALHLESCLSSLKPQFVQTTAQPSQSSNNIKLDSLHVANKWSISAEEERRSTLIKHRDLSSSNNHSEKLELVKHELRNVGENSLKGLYMIDAMQRLNIDYHFEEEIESFLRRQYVTSACGGSNHHDLHETALHFRLLRQQGHFVPAEVFNKYTNEEEKFNPKLGENINGMIDLFEASHLNLAGEDILDEAGKFSRKILKERMTQFDHEAMFVRRTLEYPFHKNLPIFTARNFYGHLYSTNVWFGSMKEVAKMDFSLLQGLHHQEIVQVSKWWRELGLANELPYARNQPLKWYMWSLACLTDPTLSEERIELTKPISLIYIIDDIFDIYGTLDELTLFTEVISRWDIDTDMEKLPNYMKTSFRVLYDLTNELSSKIYKKHGWNPKDSLRKTWESLCKAFLVEAKWFGSGKLPSAEEYLKNGIVSSGVHIVLVHIFFLLGKGLTKENVHTIDTTPSIISSPATILRLWDDLGNAEDENQQGNDGSYVNCLMMDHPEYYCTRRRATVDVMNKVTNAWKSLNQECLFDTYFHKAFTKASLNLARMVPLMYSYDDKHSLRGLEGYVHSLLYDKVF
- the LOC25493248 gene encoding uncharacterized protein, yielding MLAKIGLPPKPSLRGNNWVVDASNCQGCSAQFTFINRKHHCRRCGGLFCGSCTQQRMALRGQGDSPVRICEPCKKLEEAARFELRQGRRPGRGSLKSAPRDEDEILNQILGQNEELLSSGKQSTSEKGRSGQRSVSVASSSSTTGFSIQDEEDLQKIISTETTNSMAVDVGSTTPDELRQQALAEKSKYKILKGDGKSEEALKAFKRGKELERQADALEIQLRKAARKKLLPSGNLSDMHNKDVSIESGRKTKSLPQTGKDNDDLTSELRELGWSDLELNKEDRKSANLSLEGELSSLIVETFAKTGEEKGSRIDKTEVVAMKKKALTLKREGKLVEAKEELKRAKILEKQLEEQELLAGAEDSDDELSALIHGMDDDDKEFSNLHDHEHGFDFDNLLAISDNLDGNLEVTDEDLMDPELAGALESLGWTEPENTFSKSQTFDKEALLGEIQSLKREALNQKQAGNTEEAMVILKKAKLLERDLDNIGSDDDNTMLQKVTHVGKSLSSEITGNNRNNNVSSTVAPKNRLMIQRELLNSKKKVLALRREGKMDEAEEEMRKSAVLEHQLMEMDNAPSHKSSSTNTNNVLHAASKSPLVEEGSEDDVTDKDMSDPTYLSLLTDLGWNDDNDKPSNSSNKPSKKFDDNFVPVDDTFLSKHSTTILVEAPRKSKAEIQRELLSLKRKALALRREGKAEDAEEVLKMAKTLEAKIEEMDALKNKVQVEAPKKKELFNSPVDVAVDEERDVVVLEEDMHDPALNSMLTDLGWKDEEFEPVAIKEESVKEATSTVTTSRNKGEIQRELLALKRKALTLRRKGEIEEAEEILKKAKNLEAQLEDFESQNKDLLLNVSKDKQSVPSESSHGKSPANSHFEDDKHPLSAEVSASSENLTKRMKVENITAHSSSTGHSMHMPDLLAGNGCRSSEILSQKQKEEYKAGSVNSSQAGPTIPLDSSVNLSQDQIYKNNIPTQRRKEVTDVDEKPNTNQSNVVPDYASQEDLSLRQEILAHKRKAVALKREGKLTEARDELRQAKLLEKRLEDGSMQPNTASTSNVSNTSNVVQKKQDSPNAAAKPLTSRDRFKLQQESLAHKRQALKLRRDGRTEEAEAELERAKAIEAQLEELAAQDADKSDAVDDVSVEDFLDPQLLSALKAAGLADLTVVSNKSPEKQETVKPVAKIENPNQEKIQLEERIKEEKLKAVSLKRSGKQAEALDALRRAKMYEKKLNSLLTSG